The Anaerolineae bacterium genome contains a region encoding:
- a CDS encoding SDR family oxidoreductase, translated as MLRLPEKTAIITGAGRGIGKAIAHKFLQEGARILICDLMPDRIEAAAQELSQLGEVQAMTGDVSDPAFCDALVQRALEAFGELNILVNNAGIAIFQPFLEHSEAAWDRTLAVNLKSMFLLGQRAARIMVAQGKGGAIINMASTNGHVGERGLAAYNASKAGVVLLTKTMAIELAPYNIRVNCVSPGFILTELIREAADEAYIQGYLSKIPLGRYGRPEEVANLCAFLASDEASFITGDSVIIDGGQLSEE; from the coding sequence ATGCTGCGACTACCGGAGAAAACCGCTATTATCACCGGTGCTGGGCGAGGGATCGGCAAGGCGATTGCTCACAAGTTCTTGCAGGAAGGCGCGCGCATCCTGATCTGCGATCTCATGCCGGACCGGATCGAGGCAGCCGCTCAGGAGCTGAGCCAGCTCGGTGAAGTTCAGGCCATGACCGGCGATGTAAGCGATCCAGCCTTCTGCGATGCCCTGGTCCAGCGCGCCCTGGAGGCATTCGGCGAGCTGAACATCCTGGTGAACAACGCCGGCATTGCCATCTTCCAGCCGTTTCTAGAGCACTCGGAGGCTGCCTGGGATCGTACCTTGGCCGTGAACTTGAAGTCTATGTTCCTGCTCGGACAGCGCGCGGCGCGGATTATGGTAGCCCAGGGCAAAGGCGGCGCGATCATCAACATGGCCTCGACCAACGGCCACGTAGGGGAGCGAGGTCTGGCCGCTTACAACGCGTCTAAAGCTGGCGTCGTCCTGCTCACCAAGACCATGGCCATCGAGTTGGCGCCGTATAACATTCGAGTCAATTGCGTCTCCCCAGGCTTCATCCTGACCGAATTGATCCGGGAGGCGGCCGATGAAGCGTACATCCAAGGCTATCTGAGCAAGATCCCTCTAGGACGCTATGGCCGGCCAGAAGAGGTGGCCAATCTGTGCGCCTTCCTGGCCTCCGACGAGGCCTCGTTTATCACGGGAGACTCGGTCATCATTGACGGCGGCCAGCTCTCGGAAGAGTGA
- a CDS encoding peptide ABC transporter substrate-binding protein: MAHRRLPLRWGGVFIGIAGVVALAIACSFLSPSEPVNPMLPSVQFPTWTPTRPASAQIGDSARRDLVIGLTLPEETLDPLRLPPDDLAARFVVDALFDRLMPPDPNDGRMTPGVVETWTVAADSQTITLTVRSGMTWHDGTPVTAKDVAFTIHAAISLTVNSPYFVQLAHVLSAQAISDSTVVVHLDEPSCPDLTRLGDLPLIPAHRWGGDARARATFERSPLGSGPLRFGSWGAGEVVLWANEAYWRGAPQIAEWRLRVLSPSQLREAWEAGELDVALLPRELALNPPPGWPIQWEPGLEYVGVFLNQKRLRLADTRLRQALALALDRSQLNQLALDGRGLPLGAPWLPALWAIAPAPTPPAFNRERAAALLDAAGWRDTDGDGWREHHGEPLLVRVKANGENPVRRDLAMLVAAAYRAVGVPAEVEILPYLSLADALFRRDFDVAIFGWPINLDPDQSWYWRSDQAQPRRGFNLTGWQDAQADALWQAGRSASACATAARQAVYQQLAAYLADQRPVDFLFALPIGVAIRPGLNGIALSPFAGVGPSLMGWHW, from the coding sequence ATGGCCCACCGACGCCTCCCCCTGAGGTGGGGAGGCGTTTTTATCGGAATCGCCGGCGTCGTGGCCTTGGCCATCGCCTGTTCCTTCCTTTCACCCTCTGAGCCTGTGAACCCGATGCTTCCCAGCGTCCAATTTCCCACCTGGACGCCTACCCGGCCCGCGTCGGCCCAGATCGGCGATTCCGCTAGACGCGATCTCGTCATCGGCCTGACGCTGCCAGAAGAAACGCTGGATCCGTTACGCTTACCCCCGGACGATCTCGCGGCTCGCTTTGTGGTAGACGCCCTGTTCGATCGCCTGATGCCCCCCGACCCCAATGATGGACGGATGACGCCCGGCGTGGTCGAGACATGGACCGTGGCCGCAGATAGCCAGACCATCACGCTGACGGTGCGCAGCGGGATGACTTGGCACGATGGGACGCCGGTGACCGCCAAGGACGTGGCCTTCACTATCCACGCTGCGATCAGCCTCACCGTGAACAGCCCCTACTTCGTCCAGCTCGCCCACGTCCTCTCCGCGCAGGCCATCTCTGACTCGACGGTCGTCGTCCATCTCGACGAACCCTCGTGTCCTGACCTGACGAGGCTAGGAGATCTGCCGCTTATACCAGCACACCGATGGGGAGGAGATGCCCGCGCGCGGGCGACGTTCGAGCGCTCGCCACTCGGCAGCGGCCCGTTGCGCTTTGGGAGCTGGGGAGCTGGCGAAGTCGTGCTGTGGGCCAATGAAGCCTATTGGCGGGGCGCGCCGCAGATCGCCGAATGGCGCCTGCGCGTCCTCTCCCCATCACAGCTTCGGGAGGCATGGGAGGCGGGCGAGCTGGATGTGGCCCTCTTACCGCGTGAGCTGGCGCTGAACCCACCACCGGGATGGCCGATCCAATGGGAACCTGGGCTGGAGTACGTCGGCGTCTTCTTGAACCAGAAGCGGCTGAGGCTAGCTGACACCCGCCTTCGCCAAGCGCTGGCGCTGGCCCTCGATCGCTCGCAGCTCAATCAGCTCGCCCTAGACGGGCGCGGGTTACCCCTCGGCGCTCCCTGGCTGCCGGCGCTGTGGGCGATCGCGCCGGCTCCCACGCCGCCGGCTTTCAACCGTGAGCGCGCTGCGGCCTTGTTGGATGCGGCAGGCTGGCGCGATACCGATGGCGATGGCTGGCGAGAGCATCATGGCGAGCCGCTGTTGGTACGTGTGAAGGCCAACGGCGAGAACCCGGTGCGTCGCGACCTGGCCATGCTCGTGGCTGCAGCCTATCGTGCCGTGGGCGTGCCTGCCGAGGTCGAGATCCTTCCCTACCTGAGCCTGGCCGATGCCTTGTTCCGCCGCGATTTCGACGTCGCCATCTTCGGCTGGCCGATCAACCTAGATCCCGACCAATCATGGTACTGGCGATCAGATCAAGCCCAGCCGCGGCGCGGGTTCAATCTGACGGGCTGGCAGGACGCCCAGGCCGATGCCCTCTGGCAGGCCGGACGATCGGCTTCAGCCTGCGCCACGGCGGCGCGACAAGCCGTTTATCAACAACTGGCCGCCTATCTGGCGGACCAACGCCCGGTGGACTTCCTGTTTGCGCTGCCGATAGGAGTCGCCATCCGACCGGGGTTGAACGGGATCGCGCTGAGCCCGTTTGCCGGCGTCGGCCCTTCGCTGATGGGCTGGCATTGGTGA